The following proteins come from a genomic window of Streptomyces sp. GS7:
- a CDS encoding ATP-dependent helicase — MSSSFSAVPQTPPHRAARRDASGAYRLVRTPPGRTEPPVLDAAQHAVADHRGGPLLVLAGPGTGKTTTLVESVARRVRDGADPERILVLTFSRKAAVALRDRLAARLAGPDGPPAGHPGGHRAGVPQATTFHSFCYALVRAHQDADLFADPLRLLSGPEQDLVVRELLQGQAELAGAGRARVSWPDELRACLTTRGFADEVRAVLARSRELGLGPRALDAFARRTGRPDWRAAAGFLAEYLDVLDAQGVLDYAELVHRAVLLAGEPAVAAELAGAYDAVYVDEYQDTDAAQVRLLRALAGHEGAPAAPGSPGRTLIAFGDPDQSIYAFRGADVNGILDFPETFRRADGTPAPVAVLGTSRRSGAGLLAATRLLTRRMPLTRLPARKVRAHREPSAVRDGGRVEVYTYPTAGGELDNIADVLRRAHLEDGVPWSEMAVLVRAGGRSIPAVRRALTSAGVPLDIDGDDLPLRHEPAVAPLLAALRVAASGQPADLSVGPETAIDLLTSPLGGMDSADLRRLGRALREEERAAGRALPPPSDELIARALAEPERLVAHDPGYARGAQRLGLLLRKARELLAGGGTAEQALWELWDGTPWPGRLERAARRGGAAGRNADRDLDAVVALFETAARAEERTGGRGALNFLEELDAQDIAADTLTRRAVRPDAVRLMTAHRSKGLEWRLVVIAGVQEGLWPDLRRRGSLLEADRIGRDGLAAPLTPGALLAEERRLFYVAATRARERLVVTAVKAAADDGDQPSRFLTELGVTPQDVTGRPRRPLTVAALVAELRATTVDPDATPALRAAAARRLAELAALTDDDGHPLVPAAHPDSWWGLHETTRNGVPLRDRDHPVVLSGSALDQLANTCSLQWFLGREVKADPPSTAAQGFGNVVHVLADEVASGRTPADLAVLMERLDSVWDALAFDAPWKSRQEKDNARAALERFLRWHVMERETRGREAVATEHGFDVTLEAGAYAVRIRGSMDHVARDDRGRAYVVDFKTGKQKPTGPEVARHPQLAVYQLAVREGALDDAFGGRTPEPGGAELVHLRLGAPQKEGGDALPAVQAQQPLDGDWVGELLATAAGRVLEERFTPTAGTHCAHCAFRASCSAQPEGRQIVD; from the coding sequence GTGAGTTCCTCCTTCTCGGCCGTCCCGCAGACGCCGCCCCACCGGGCGGCGCGGCGGGACGCCTCCGGCGCGTACCGGCTGGTGCGCACCCCGCCGGGGCGGACCGAGCCGCCCGTCCTGGACGCCGCCCAGCACGCGGTGGCCGACCACCGGGGCGGACCGCTGCTGGTGCTCGCCGGGCCCGGTACGGGCAAGACCACGACCCTGGTGGAGTCCGTGGCGCGCCGGGTGCGGGACGGCGCCGACCCGGAGCGGATCCTCGTCCTCACCTTCAGCCGGAAGGCCGCCGTCGCCCTCCGCGACCGGCTCGCCGCCCGCCTGGCCGGCCCGGACGGACCGCCGGCGGGCCATCCTGGGGGGCACCGGGCGGGCGTCCCCCAGGCCACCACCTTCCACTCCTTCTGCTACGCGCTGGTCCGCGCCCACCAGGACGCCGACCTCTTCGCCGACCCGCTGCGGCTGCTGTCCGGCCCCGAACAGGACCTGGTCGTCCGCGAACTCCTCCAAGGGCAGGCGGAACTGGCCGGCGCCGGCCGCGCCCGGGTGAGCTGGCCGGACGAGCTGCGCGCCTGCCTGACCACCCGCGGCTTCGCCGACGAGGTCCGCGCGGTGCTGGCCCGCAGCCGCGAACTGGGCCTGGGCCCGCGTGCGTTGGACGCCTTCGCTCGGCGCACCGGCCGCCCCGACTGGCGCGCCGCGGCCGGCTTCCTCGCCGAATACCTCGACGTCCTGGACGCCCAGGGGGTGCTGGACTACGCGGAACTGGTGCACCGCGCGGTGCTGCTCGCCGGGGAGCCGGCCGTCGCCGCCGAACTGGCCGGCGCCTACGACGCGGTCTACGTCGACGAATACCAGGACACCGACGCCGCCCAGGTACGGCTGCTGCGGGCGCTCGCCGGCCACGAGGGCGCGCCCGCCGCACCGGGCTCCCCGGGCCGTACGCTCATCGCGTTCGGCGACCCCGACCAGTCGATCTACGCCTTCCGCGGCGCCGACGTGAACGGCATCCTCGACTTCCCCGAGACCTTCCGGCGCGCCGACGGGACCCCCGCACCGGTGGCCGTCCTCGGCACGTCCCGGCGCTCCGGCGCCGGCCTCCTGGCGGCCACCCGCCTGCTGACCCGCCGGATGCCGCTCACCCGCCTCCCGGCCCGGAAAGTGCGTGCCCACCGGGAACCGTCGGCCGTACGGGACGGCGGCCGGGTCGAGGTGTACACCTACCCGACCGCCGGCGGCGAACTGGACAACATCGCGGACGTCCTGCGCCGCGCCCACCTGGAGGACGGCGTCCCCTGGAGCGAGATGGCGGTCCTCGTACGCGCCGGGGGGCGCTCGATCCCCGCCGTACGCCGTGCGCTCACCTCCGCGGGCGTCCCGCTCGACATCGACGGCGACGACCTCCCGCTGCGCCACGAACCGGCGGTCGCGCCGCTGCTGGCCGCGCTGCGGGTCGCGGCCTCGGGGCAGCCGGCGGACCTCTCCGTCGGCCCGGAGACCGCCATCGACCTGTTGACCTCCCCCCTGGGCGGGATGGACTCCGCCGACCTGCGGCGGCTGGGCCGGGCGCTCCGCGAGGAGGAGCGGGCCGCCGGCCGGGCCCTGCCGCCACCCTCCGACGAGCTGATCGCCCGCGCACTGGCCGAGCCGGAGCGCCTGGTGGCGCACGACCCCGGCTACGCCCGCGGCGCCCAGCGGCTCGGCCTGCTGCTGCGCAAGGCCCGCGAGCTGCTCGCCGGCGGCGGGACCGCCGAACAGGCGCTGTGGGAGCTGTGGGACGGCACGCCCTGGCCGGGGCGCCTGGAGCGGGCCGCCCGGCGCGGCGGCGCCGCGGGCCGCAACGCGGACCGGGACCTGGACGCGGTGGTCGCCCTCTTCGAGACCGCGGCCCGCGCCGAGGAACGCACCGGTGGCCGCGGCGCCCTGAACTTCCTGGAGGAGCTGGACGCCCAGGACATCGCCGCGGACACCCTCACCCGCCGCGCGGTCCGCCCCGACGCCGTACGACTGATGACCGCGCACCGCTCCAAGGGCCTGGAATGGCGGCTGGTGGTGATCGCCGGCGTCCAGGAGGGCCTCTGGCCCGACCTGCGGCGGCGCGGCTCGCTCCTGGAGGCCGACCGGATCGGCCGGGACGGCCTGGCCGCGCCGCTCACCCCCGGCGCGCTGCTCGCCGAGGAGCGCCGGCTGTTCTACGTGGCGGCGACCCGGGCCCGGGAGCGCCTGGTGGTCACCGCCGTCAAGGCTGCGGCCGACGACGGCGACCAGCCGTCCCGGTTCCTGACCGAGCTGGGCGTCACCCCCCAGGACGTCACCGGGCGCCCCCGCCGGCCCCTCACGGTGGCCGCCCTGGTCGCCGAACTGCGCGCCACCACCGTCGACCCGGACGCCACCCCGGCGCTGCGTGCCGCCGCCGCCCGGCGGCTGGCCGAACTCGCCGCGCTGACCGACGACGACGGCCACCCCCTGGTGCCGGCCGCGCACCCGGACAGCTGGTGGGGCCTGCACGAAACCACCCGCAACGGCGTCCCGCTGCGCGACCGCGACCACCCCGTGGTCCTCTCCGGCAGCGCCCTCGACCAACTGGCCAACACCTGCTCCCTCCAGTGGTTCCTGGGCCGCGAGGTCAAGGCGGACCCCCCGTCCACCGCCGCCCAGGGCTTCGGCAACGTCGTCCACGTGCTCGCCGACGAGGTCGCCTCCGGCCGCACGCCCGCAGACCTGGCCGTCCTGATGGAGCGCCTGGACTCCGTGTGGGACGCGCTCGCCTTCGACGCCCCCTGGAAGTCGCGCCAGGAGAAGGACAACGCCCGCGCCGCCCTGGAGCGCTTTCTGCGCTGGCACGTGATGGAGCGGGAGACCCGTGGCCGGGAAGCGGTCGCCACCGAGCACGGCTTCGACGTCACCCTCGAAGCCGGCGCCTACGCGGTCCGGATCCGCGGCAGCATGGACCATGTCGCCCGCGACGACCGGGGCCGGGCCTACGTCGTGGACTTCAAGACCGGCAAGCAGAAGCCGACCGGCCCCGAGGTGGCCCGCCATCCGCAGCTCGCGGTCTACCAGCTCGCGGTCCGCGAAGGCGCCCTCGACGACGCCTTCGGCGGCCGTACGCCGGAGCCCGGCGGCGCCGAGCTGGTCCATCTGCGGCTGGGCGCGCCCCAGAAGGAGGGCGGCGACGCGCTGCCCGCCGTCCAGGCGCAGCAGCCGCTGGACGGCGACTGGGTCGGCGAACTGCTCGCCACCGCCGCCGGCCGCGTCCTGGAGGAGCGGTTCACGCCCACCGCCGGGACACACTGCGCGCACTGCGCCTTCCGGGCCTCGTGCAGCGCGCAGCCGGAGGGCCGGCAGATCGTCGACTGA
- a CDS encoding MGMT family protein: MSGTGDTDAPAELPAYAERVLAVAELIPAGKVMTYGDVAEWLDEGGPRQVGRVMALYGGAVPWWRVVRSDGVLLPGSELRALAHYRDEGTPLKGAPAASEGHIPRIDMRRARWDGDGR, from the coding sequence ATGAGTGGGACCGGAGATACGGACGCGCCCGCGGAGCTGCCCGCGTACGCGGAGCGGGTCCTCGCCGTCGCCGAGCTGATCCCGGCGGGCAAGGTCATGACGTACGGCGATGTCGCGGAGTGGTTGGACGAGGGAGGCCCTCGCCAGGTGGGGCGGGTGATGGCCCTCTACGGCGGGGCGGTGCCCTGGTGGCGGGTGGTGCGCTCGGACGGCGTGCTGCTGCCCGGCAGCGAGCTGCGGGCGCTGGCGCACTACCGCGACGAGGGGACGCCGCTCAAGGGCGCGCCCGCCGCCTCCGAAGGCCACATACCGCGCATCGACATGCGGCGGGCCCGGTGGGACGGCGACGGCCGGTAG
- a CDS encoding lysylphosphatidylglycerol synthase transmembrane domain-containing protein produces MIRDQEETAEQQGAAPPREAGAPDALADAGTAPQPAAVTERPQGPRAAEQGKHQRKPATASATEKASTIEKAERPEASERPGQPTAPEPPERHTEDRRQDEQPEHDRAADGAPGGAPRTGSHRVEPGTEGGGAFPADRLAVDEPLLPARVHRPADLLRLLLGIAGIALVLALATFAHGTTQGLKNDIGQSAGAAPQLLINLAGLTSSVAVLIVPVAFAVERLIKRDGLRIADGVLAAVLAHGVSLATDLWVAEAAPASIRSALTQPLANGSLSAPVHSYLAPVIAYMTAVGMSRRPRWRVAMWCVLLLDAFAVLIGRYTTPFAIVVTVLIGWTVAFGTLYAVGSPNVRPTGQNLLAGLRRVGFRPVSAIRAEDIANPDHPEHSDRGRRYIVSLEDGPPIDVTVVDREQQAQGFFYRVWRRLSLRGINQRRSLQSLRQALEQEALLAYAAIAAGANAPKLIATSELGPDAVMLVYEHIGGRSFDSLADEEITDALMHSAWRQVAALQSRRIAHRRLVGDALLVDRSGDIVLTELRGGEIAAGDVVLRMDIAQLLATCGLRVGAERAVAAAVAVLGPDAVADSLPLLQPIALSRTTRATLRHLARERAKREREAVLAASQAAKEAREAREAHGPQDRKALRAVRNAEKTAEKRALEEASEEALEEDLLAQIRRQVLLIRPTAVIEPAKLERLSPRILISWIAGAFAVYVLLSQLTNFNLGDVINQARWVWVLVAAFFSALTYVAAAMSLLGFVTEKVSFVRTLLAQVAGDFVKLVAPTAIGGVALNTRFLQRAGVRPGLAVASVGASQLFGLGSHIVLLLAFGYLTGTEHAPQISPSRTVIAGLLTVAVLILVVTAVPALRKFVVTRLRSLFAGVVPRMLDILQRPRKLVTGIGGMLLLTVANVMCLDASIRAFGGGDKISYAGIAVAFLAGNALGSAAPTPGGVGAVEAALVGALTFGGLPADTALPAVLLFRLMVFWLPVLPGWMAFTFLTRKGEI; encoded by the coding sequence GTGATACGAGATCAAGAAGAGACGGCCGAGCAGCAGGGTGCGGCGCCTCCACGGGAGGCGGGCGCCCCTGACGCGCTGGCCGACGCCGGCACCGCCCCGCAACCGGCCGCAGTGACCGAGCGGCCACAGGGGCCGCGGGCGGCGGAACAGGGGAAGCACCAACGGAAGCCCGCCACGGCTTCCGCGACCGAAAAGGCGAGCACGATCGAGAAGGCCGAACGACCCGAGGCGTCCGAGAGACCGGGACAACCCACGGCGCCCGAGCCACCCGAGCGGCACACGGAGGACAGGCGGCAGGACGAGCAGCCGGAGCACGACAGGGCCGCGGACGGAGCGCCCGGGGGCGCGCCACGGACGGGTTCGCACCGCGTCGAGCCGGGCACCGAGGGCGGCGGCGCGTTCCCGGCCGACCGGCTCGCGGTCGACGAGCCGCTGCTGCCCGCCCGGGTGCACCGGCCCGCCGACCTGCTGCGGCTGCTGCTCGGCATCGCCGGGATCGCCCTCGTCCTGGCGCTGGCGACCTTCGCCCACGGCACCACCCAGGGACTGAAGAACGACATCGGGCAGAGCGCCGGCGCGGCGCCCCAGCTGCTGATCAACCTGGCCGGGCTGACGTCCAGCGTCGCGGTGCTGATCGTGCCGGTGGCGTTCGCCGTGGAGCGGCTGATCAAGCGGGACGGGCTGCGGATCGCGGACGGCGTGCTGGCCGCCGTACTGGCGCACGGGGTGTCGCTGGCCACCGATCTGTGGGTCGCCGAGGCGGCTCCCGCCTCGATCCGCAGCGCGCTCACCCAGCCACTCGCCAACGGGTCGCTGTCCGCGCCGGTGCACAGCTATCTGGCGCCGGTGATCGCCTATATGACGGCGGTCGGGATGTCCCGGCGGCCCCGCTGGCGGGTCGCGATGTGGTGCGTCCTGCTGCTGGACGCGTTCGCGGTGCTCATCGGGCGGTACACCACCCCGTTCGCCATCGTGGTCACGGTCCTGATCGGCTGGACCGTCGCCTTCGGCACCCTCTACGCCGTCGGCTCCCCCAACGTCCGCCCCACGGGCCAGAACCTCCTCGCCGGGCTGCGCCGGGTCGGCTTCCGGCCGGTCAGCGCGATCCGCGCGGAGGACATCGCCAACCCGGACCACCCCGAGCACTCCGACCGGGGCCGCCGCTACATCGTCAGCCTGGAGGACGGCCCGCCGATCGATGTCACCGTCGTCGACCGCGAGCAGCAGGCGCAGGGCTTCTTCTACCGGGTGTGGCGGCGGCTGTCGCTGCGCGGCATCAACCAGCGCCGCAGCCTCCAGTCGCTGCGCCAGGCCCTGGAGCAGGAGGCGCTGCTGGCGTACGCCGCGATCGCCGCGGGGGCCAACGCGCCCAAGCTGATCGCCACTTCCGAGCTGGGCCCGGACGCGGTGATGCTGGTCTACGAGCACATCGGGGGCCGCAGCTTCGACTCGCTGGCGGACGAGGAGATCACCGACGCGCTGATGCACAGCGCCTGGCGGCAGGTCGCCGCCCTCCAGTCGCGGCGGATCGCACACCGGCGGCTGGTCGGCGACGCCCTGTTGGTGGATCGTTCCGGCGACATCGTGCTGACCGAGCTGCGGGGCGGTGAGATCGCCGCCGGCGACGTCGTGCTGCGGATGGACATCGCCCAGCTCCTCGCCACCTGCGGGCTGCGGGTCGGCGCCGAACGGGCGGTCGCCGCGGCCGTCGCGGTGCTCGGCCCGGACGCGGTCGCCGACAGCCTGCCGCTGCTCCAGCCGATCGCGCTCAGCCGGACCACCCGTGCCACGCTGCGCCACCTTGCCCGCGAGCGCGCCAAGCGGGAGCGCGAGGCGGTGCTGGCCGCCTCGCAGGCGGCGAAAGAGGCGCGCGAGGCCCGGGAGGCCCACGGCCCCCAGGACCGCAAGGCGCTGCGGGCCGTGCGGAACGCGGAGAAGACCGCCGAGAAACGGGCCCTGGAAGAGGCGTCGGAGGAGGCCCTGGAGGAGGATCTGCTCGCCCAGATCCGCCGGCAGGTCCTGCTGATCCGGCCGACCGCGGTGATCGAGCCGGCGAAGCTGGAGCGACTGAGCCCGCGCATCCTGATCAGCTGGATCGCCGGCGCCTTCGCGGTGTACGTGCTGCTGTCGCAGCTCACCAACTTCAACCTGGGCGACGTGATCAACCAGGCCCGCTGGGTGTGGGTGCTGGTGGCGGCGTTCTTCTCGGCGCTGACGTACGTCGCGGCGGCGATGAGTCTGCTGGGGTTCGTCACCGAGAAGGTCTCGTTCGTGCGGACGCTGCTGGCGCAGGTCGCGGGCGACTTCGTGAAGCTGGTGGCGCCCACGGCGATCGGCGGGGTGGCACTCAACACCCGGTTCCTCCAGCGGGCCGGGGTGCGTCCGGGCCTCGCGGTGGCGAGCGTCGGCGCGTCCCAGCTGTTCGGCCTGGGCAGCCACATCGTGCTGCTGCTGGCGTTCGGCTATCTGACGGGCACCGAGCACGCGCCACAGATCTCGCCGTCCCGGACGGTCATCGCCGGGCTGCTGACGGTGGCGGTGCTGATCCTGGTCGTCACCGCGGTCCCGGCGCTGCGGAAGTTCGTGGTGACCCGGCTGCGGTCGCTGTTCGCCGGTGTGGTGCCGCGGATGCTGGACATCCTCCAGCGCCCGCGGAAGCTGGTCACCGGCATCGGCGGGATGCTGCTGCTGACGGTGGCGAACGTGATGTGCCTGGACGCCTCGATCCGGGCGTTCGGCGGCGGCGACAAGATCAGCTATGCCGGTATCGCGGTGGCCTTCCTGGCGGGCAACGCGCTGGGCTCGGCGGCGCCGACACCGGGCGGCGTGGGCGCCGTGGAAGCCGCGCTGGTCGGTGCGCTGACCTTCGGCGGGCTGCCGGCGGACACCGCGCTCCCGGCGGTGCTGCTCTTCCGGCTGATGGTCTTCTGGCTGCCGGTGCTGCCGGGCTGGATGGCCTTCACCTTCCTGACCCGCAAGGGCGAGATCTGA
- the moeZ gene encoding adenylyltransferase/sulfurtransferase MoeZ — MSLPPLVEPAPELTVDEVRRYSRHLIIPDVGMDGQKRLKNAKVLCVGAGGLGSPALMYLAAAGVGTLGIVEFDEVDESNLQRQIIHSQADIGRSKAASAKDTVLGINPYVTVNLHEERLDSTNVMELFAQYDLIVDGTDNFATRYLVNDACVLLNKPYVWGSIYRFDGQASVFWSEHGPCYRCLYPEPPPPGMVPSCAEGGVLGVLCASIGSIQVNEAIKLLAGIGEPLVGRLMIYDALEMTYRQVKVRKDPNCAVCGENPTVTELIDYEAFCGVVSEEAQEAAAGSTITPKQLKEWIDADEKIEIIDVREPNEFEIVSIPGAKLIPKNEFLMGSALQDLPQDRKIVLHCKTGVRSAEVLAVLKSAGFADAVHVGGGVIGWVNTVEPEKPVY, encoded by the coding sequence GTGTCGCTGCCACCCCTGGTCGAGCCCGCTCCGGAGCTCACCGTCGACGAGGTCCGCAGGTACTCCCGCCACCTGATCATTCCCGATGTCGGGATGGACGGGCAGAAGCGGCTGAAGAACGCCAAGGTGCTGTGTGTCGGCGCCGGTGGCCTGGGCTCGCCCGCGCTGATGTACCTGGCCGCGGCCGGTGTCGGCACCCTGGGCATCGTCGAGTTCGACGAGGTCGACGAGTCGAACCTGCAGCGCCAGATCATCCACAGCCAGGCGGACATCGGCCGCTCCAAGGCCGCCTCCGCCAAGGACACGGTGCTGGGCATCAACCCGTACGTCACGGTCAACCTGCACGAAGAGCGCCTCGACTCCACCAACGTCATGGAGCTCTTCGCCCAGTACGACCTGATCGTGGACGGCACCGACAACTTCGCCACCCGCTATCTCGTCAACGACGCCTGCGTGCTGCTGAACAAGCCGTACGTCTGGGGTTCGATCTACCGCTTCGACGGCCAGGCGTCGGTGTTCTGGAGCGAGCACGGCCCCTGCTACCGCTGCCTGTACCCGGAGCCCCCGCCGCCCGGCATGGTGCCCTCGTGCGCCGAGGGCGGCGTGCTCGGCGTGCTGTGCGCCTCCATCGGCTCGATCCAGGTCAACGAGGCCATCAAGCTGCTCGCCGGCATCGGTGAGCCGCTGGTCGGCCGCCTGATGATCTACGACGCGCTGGAGATGACGTACCGCCAGGTCAAGGTCCGCAAGGACCCCAACTGCGCGGTCTGCGGCGAGAATCCCACCGTAACCGAGCTCATCGACTACGAAGCCTTCTGCGGTGTCGTCTCCGAGGAGGCCCAGGAGGCGGCGGCCGGCTCGACGATCACTCCGAAGCAGCTCAAGGAGTGGATCGACGCCGACGAGAAGATCGAGATCATCGACGTCCGCGAGCCGAACGAGTTCGAGATCGTCTCGATCCCGGGCGCCAAGCTGATCCCGAAGAACGAGTTCCTGATGGGCAGCGCCCTCCAGGACCTGCCGCAGGACAGGAAGATCGTCCTGCACTGCAAGACGGGTGTCCGTTCCGCCGAGGTCCTCGCGGTCCTGAAGTCCGCGGGCTTCGCCGACGCGGTCCACGTCGGCGGCGGCGTCATCGGCTGGGTCAACACCGTCGAGCCGGAGAAGCCGGTCTACTGA
- a CDS encoding NAD-dependent epimerase/dehydratase family protein has translation MRVLLIGANGYLGRYVADRLLADPAVQLTALGRGDDADVRFDLATGSPGALTRFLDAVHPGVVVNCAGATRGGARELTRHNTVAVATICESLRRSGCGARLVHLGCASEYGPSQPGSSTAEDAVPRPGGPYGVSKLAATELVLGSGLDAVVLRVFSPVGPGTPAGSPLGRLAEAMRRAMQSGDNELKLGGLGVQRDFVDVRDVARAVHAASLSAAQGVVNIGTGRAVRLREAAAVLARVAGFGGSLHELDSPPARLVIPGPGPEGHPMGSPPATYPYPDGCGTWQQADVRTARDRLGWRPRIGLEESLADIWMEAACRI, from the coding sequence ATGAGGGTGCTGCTCATCGGCGCCAACGGCTACCTCGGCCGCTATGTGGCCGACCGCCTGCTCGCCGACCCCGCCGTCCAGCTCACCGCCCTCGGCCGGGGCGACGACGCCGACGTACGCTTCGACCTGGCCACCGGCAGCCCCGGAGCGCTCACCCGCTTCCTGGACGCGGTGCACCCCGGCGTGGTCGTCAACTGCGCGGGCGCCACCCGCGGCGGCGCCCGGGAGCTGACCCGGCACAACACCGTCGCGGTCGCCACCATCTGCGAGTCGCTCCGCCGCAGCGGCTGCGGTGCCCGCCTCGTCCACCTGGGCTGCGCCTCCGAGTACGGGCCCTCGCAGCCCGGCTCGTCCACCGCCGAGGACGCGGTGCCGCGCCCCGGCGGGCCGTACGGGGTCAGCAAGCTGGCCGCCACCGAACTGGTCCTGGGCTCCGGGCTCGACGCCGTCGTGCTGCGGGTCTTCTCGCCGGTCGGCCCCGGCACCCCGGCCGGGTCGCCGCTGGGCCGGCTCGCCGAGGCGATGCGCCGGGCGATGCAGTCCGGCGACAACGAACTCAAGCTCGGCGGGCTCGGCGTGCAGCGCGACTTCGTCGACGTACGGGACGTGGCCCGCGCGGTGCACGCCGCCTCGCTGTCCGCCGCGCAGGGCGTGGTCAACATCGGCACCGGCCGCGCGGTACGGCTGCGGGAGGCCGCGGCGGTGCTCGCCCGGGTCGCCGGCTTCGGCGGCTCGCTGCACGAACTCGACTCCCCGCCCGCCCGGTTGGTGATCCCCGGCCCGGGCCCCGAGGGGCATCCGATGGGCTCGCCGCCCGCCACCTACCCGTATCCGGACGGCTGCGGCACCTGGCAGCAGGCCGACGTCCGCACCGCCCGCGACCGGCTCGGCTGGCGCCCCCGCATCGGACTGGAGGAGTCGCTGGCCGACATCTGGATGGAGGCGGCGTGTCGTATCTGA
- a CDS encoding DUF3492 domain-containing protein, with amino-acid sequence MRIGLLTEGGYPYASGESHEWCDRLVRGLTGHDFEIYALTADARQETGGRRGHRELPDHVRLVGQAPLSGDFPAECRRPAEDRRGRAAGRRTRRRFAGHFADLVAAFATPPAVESAAVGGEADRFASGLYGLAELARAGAALPALLRSEEAVRILEGICRGPGALPAARGGQLTDLLAVADALESALRPLSLDWYGETGLARVDLCHATSGGAAALPGLLAKRFFGTPLLVTEYGVRLREHYLAPAAEPLSAPVRALLAAFRRALAAETYAQAALITPGNTHARRWQEHCGADPARLRTVYPGMDAGRFAEVADAAADDSRALVWVGDIEPAKDLIGLLHAFAEVRRAEPAATLRIIGGLGDDPEAAGYRAQCRALAAQLFPDEAADARTAGESPVGFEEIGSPDAPTLEAAYASGAVLVLSSAVEGFPRSLIEGMFCGRATVSTDTGAVCEVIGGTGLVVPPRNPRALADACRALLADPDRRARLGAAARARALELFTVEQNVAAFRGIYLDLISHAPAGPAAYRARARDGVPRPFERPAESHVPGRWAAAGPAPRRPSWALADGECRRARRKRYGAAGEPAVRQAW; translated from the coding sequence GTGCGCATTGGACTGCTCACCGAGGGTGGCTATCCGTATGCGTCAGGTGAGTCGCACGAGTGGTGCGACCGGCTCGTGCGCGGGCTCACCGGCCATGACTTCGAGATCTACGCGCTGACCGCCGACGCCCGCCAGGAGACCGGGGGCCGCCGCGGTCACCGCGAACTGCCGGACCACGTACGGCTGGTGGGGCAGGCGCCGCTGTCGGGCGACTTCCCGGCGGAGTGCCGGCGGCCCGCCGAGGACCGCCGGGGCCGCGCCGCCGGGCGCCGCACCCGGCGCCGCTTCGCCGGGCACTTCGCCGACCTGGTGGCGGCCTTCGCCACCCCGCCGGCGGTGGAGAGCGCCGCCGTGGGCGGTGAGGCGGACCGTTTCGCCAGCGGCCTCTACGGGCTCGCCGAACTGGCCCGGGCCGGCGCCGCGCTGCCCGCCCTGCTCCGCTCCGAGGAAGCCGTCCGCATCCTCGAAGGAATCTGCCGCGGCCCCGGCGCCCTGCCCGCCGCCCGGGGCGGGCAGCTCACCGACCTGCTCGCGGTCGCCGACGCGCTGGAATCGGCGCTCCGCCCGCTGTCCCTGGACTGGTACGGCGAGACCGGGCTGGCCCGGGTGGATCTGTGCCATGCCACCTCGGGCGGCGCCGCCGCCCTCCCGGGACTGCTGGCCAAGCGCTTCTTCGGTACCCCCCTCCTGGTCACCGAGTACGGCGTACGGCTGCGCGAGCACTATCTCGCGCCCGCCGCGGAGCCGCTGAGCGCACCGGTACGCGCGCTGCTCGCCGCCTTCCGGCGCGCGCTGGCCGCCGAGACCTATGCGCAGGCCGCGTTGATCACCCCCGGCAACACCCACGCCCGCCGCTGGCAGGAGCACTGCGGCGCGGACCCGGCCCGGCTGCGGACCGTCTACCCGGGGATGGACGCGGGCCGGTTCGCCGAGGTCGCGGACGCCGCGGCGGACGACTCCCGGGCCCTGGTGTGGGTCGGCGACATCGAGCCCGCCAAGGACCTCATCGGACTGCTGCACGCCTTCGCGGAGGTCCGCCGGGCCGAACCGGCCGCCACACTGCGGATCATCGGCGGCCTCGGCGACGACCCGGAGGCGGCCGGGTACCGCGCCCAGTGCCGGGCGCTGGCCGCCCAGCTCTTCCCCGACGAGGCGGCCGACGCCCGTACGGCCGGCGAGAGCCCGGTCGGCTTCGAGGAGATCGGCAGCCCCGACGCGCCCACCTTGGAGGCCGCCTACGCCTCCGGGGCGGTGCTGGTGCTCTCCAGCGCCGTCGAGGGCTTTCCGCGCTCCCTGATCGAGGGGATGTTCTGCGGCCGAGCCACGGTCTCGACCGACACCGGCGCGGTCTGCGAAGTCATCGGCGGCACCGGCCTGGTGGTCCCGCCGCGCAATCCGCGCGCGCTGGCCGACGCCTGCCGGGCGCTGCTCGCCGACCCGGACCGGCGGGCCCGCCTCGGCGCCGCGGCCCGGGCCAGGGCCCTCGAACTCTTCACCGTCGAGCAGAACGTCGCGGCGTTCCGCGGCATCTATCTGGACCTGATCTCGCACGCCCCGGCCGGCCCGGCGGCGTACCGGGCGAGGGCTCGGGACGGCGTACCGCGACCCTTCGAGCGCCCCGCCGAGTCCCATGTGCCCGGCCGCTGGGCCGCCGCGGGCCCGGCCCCCCGCAGGCCCAGCTGGGCGCTGGCGGACGGGGAGTGCCGGCGGGCCCGGCGCAAGCGGTACGGCGCGGCCGGCGAGCCGGCGGTCCGGCAGGCGTGGTGA